The genomic region CGTCCGCGCGGCCAGCGGCGAGAACAGCGCGGCCGACGCCCAATGGCTCCCGCGCCTGGCGCGAAAAATCGAGGTGGCCAAGCGCCTGTTTCCGGCCTACGCCCCGCACCCACTATACGGCCTGGGCACGCCCACCGACCCGGACGCGGGCAACCGGGACATCGGCCTGCACGCCCTGCTGGCGGCGGCGCTCGGCCTGTGCCCCGGCCCGGACACGGAGCTGCGGCTGCTCAACGCCCAGCTCAAACTGAACGACACCCTCTGTTCCGAGCTTCCGGCCCTGGCCGCCCGCCCGGAAAACGCCGCCCTGGCCCTGCTCTCCCTGCGCGCCGAGGTCTGGCGCGTCAACGCCCTCTCGCCGGAGGACGCCCCATGGCGCTGAACGGGGTCATTTTCCTCGCGGCGGACACCGCCCGCTCCCGCGCGTACGCGCAGGCCATGGAGCAGGCCGGGCTGCTGCCCGCCCACGCCCTGCTCCTGCGCGCCCCGGCTGATGCTCCGGCGGCCATGGCCGGGAGCGCTGCCGCCCCCCTGCCCCCGGCCAAGGCCTGCGGCCTGCGCTTCGACCCGGCCGAGCCCGTGGCCCAGACCCTGGCCCGCGCGGGCGTAAGCGCCACCCCCGTGGCGTCCCTGGACATGAACGGCCCGGAGGTGGCCGCCGCCCTGCGCGCCCGGCCCGAATCCCTGGCCATCTTCTCCGGCCCCGGCGGGGCCATCCTGCGCGACGGAGTGCTGGGCCTGGGCAAAAGCTTTCTGCACGTGCACGGCGGCTGGCTGCCGGACTACAAGGGCAGCACCACCAACTATTACAGCCTGCTGGAGCGCGACGAGTGCGGGGCCTCGGCCATCCTCATGACCGGGGACATCGACTGCGGCCCCATCCTGGCGCGCAGGCGCTTTTCCCGCCCGGCAGACCCCAGCGGCCTGGACTACGTGCTGGACCCGCTCTTCCGCGCCCGCGTGCTGCTGGACGCCCTGGAACGCATCGCGCAGGCGGGCGGCCCCGGCGTGGACCACCGCGAGGCGGACAACACGGGCGGCCGCACCTTCTATGTGATGCACCCGGTGCTGCGCCACCTGGCCATTCTTGGCGGAGGGCTCAAGCCATGCGCGTAACCCGCCGCCAGGAGCACGTGGACGCCTACTGGGCCAGGCGCTGGGCCGCAATCCCGGCGGACGAGGCTGCGGCCAATCCCGAGGCCTACCCCCTGCGCCACGCCCTGGAGGCCATGCAGGGCGTCAGCGGCCCCGTGCTGGAGGCCGGGTGCGGCAGCGGGCGCATCCTGCGGCGTTTCCACGACCAGGGCGCGCGCATCGTCGGCATGGACTACGTGGCTCCGGGCCTGGCGAAACTTGCCCAAGCCGACGGCTCGCTCACGCTCGTGCAGGCCGACATGCGCCGCCTGCCCTTCGCCGACGGTGCATTCCAGTGCGTGCTGGCCTTTGGCCTGTATCACGGCATCGAGCACGGCATGGACCAGGCCCTGGCCGAGACCCTGCGCGTGCTGGCCCCTGGCGGCGCGCTCTGCGCCTCCTTCCGCACGGACAACCTGCAAAACCGGCTCATCGACTGGCACGCGGCCCAAAAGGCCAAAGGCCCCAAGCCGGACGGCCCCGGCCAGTTCCACAAGCTGAACCTCACCCGGCGCGAGTACGAGTCCCTGCTGACCCGCGCCGGGTTCACGGTGGAGCGCACCTGGGCCGCGCAGAACTACCCCTTCCTCTACAAGTTCCCCCTGTTCCGCGCGGCGGAGCAGGCCAGCTTCGACGAAAGCCGTGGCCGACGCGACGGCTACCGCCTGAACCTGGCCGGACGCGCGCTGCAGGGCGCGCTCTACGCTCTGGCCCCGTACCAGATGTGCAACGTCACCGTGTGCCTGGCCCGCAAGCCCGGCAGGGAGGCCGCGTGAAGCTCGTCGCCGTTTCGCAGCGCCGCGTTTCCGGACGCGAGGAGCGCGACTGCCTGGACCGGGCCTGGCCGGAATTCCTGGCCGCCTGCGGCCTTGTGTGTGCGCCCGCGCCAGGCGCCCCGCGCCTGCTGGACGCCTGGCTTGAGCGCCTGCGGCCCCAGGCCGTGCTGCTCACGGGGGGCAACGCCGCGCCCGGCACCGGGCAGGACGACGTCTGCCCGGAGCGCGACGCCGTGGAGCGCGCGCTCATCCTTTGGGCTGGGGAAAACCGCCTGCCGCTGCTGGGCGTATGCCGGGGCGCGCAGATGCTGAACCACTTTCACGGCGGCGCGCTCCGGCCTCTGCCGGGCCACGTGGCCACGCGCCACGGCCTCGCTTCGGGCGAAGGCGCGCCTGCGCTCCCCGCGGACGCCAATTCCTACCACCATTACGGCCTGCTGCCCGACGACCTGGGCGCTGGCCTGCGCGCCCTGGCCCTGGCTCCGGACGGCTCGGTGGAGCTCTTCGCCCACGCGGCCCTGCCCCAGGCCGGGATGCTTTGGCACCCGGAGCGTCAGGCCCCCTTCCGGCAGGAGGACATGGCCCTCGTGCGCGCCTTTCTGGAGGTTACCCCATGACCCACGTGACGCGCGCCGTGCTGCTTGCGGCAGGCCAGGGCCTGCGCCTGCGGCCCCATACCGGGACCAATCCCAAATGCCTGCTGGAGGCCGCGCCCGGCCTGCCCCTGCTGGACGTGCAGCGCGCCGTGCTGAACGCCGAGGGCGTGACCGACCATGTGCTGGTGGCGGGCTGGCTGGCGGAGAAGCTGGAAGGGCGGGGTCTGACCCTTGTGACCAATCCGCGCTACGCCGAGACCAACATGGTCTGGACCCTGCTGCAGGCCCGCGAGCTGATGTCCGGCGGGGCGGTGGTGGGCTACGGCGACATCGCCTACCCGCGCGAGGCCCTGCGCGCCGTGCTGGACGCGCCCGGACACCTGGCCGTGGCCGTGGACCTGGACTGGGAGCCGTATTGGCGCAAGCGCTTCGGCGACCCCCTCAAGGACGCCGAGACCCTGGCCATGCGCGGCGGGGCCATCGTGGAGATCGGCGGCAAACCCGAGACCCTGGCCCAGATCGAGGGGCAGTACATCGGGCTCATGCGCTTCAGCGCCCAGGGCGCGCGCCAGCTGTGGGACATCTTCGACGCCTGCGCCGCGCGCGGGAGCGTCAACGGCAAGACGCCGGAAACCGCCTTCATGACCGACCTGCTGCAGGAGGCCGCCCGGGCCGGACTGCCGCTTGCGGCCGCCACCTTCCACGGCGGCTGGGTGGAGATCGACACGCCGGAGGATCTGGCCCTGCCCGAGACCACCGCGCGGGTGCGGGCCATCGCGGCCGACGTCGGCCTGCGGAAGCGGGAGGAGTAGGCGCGCCATGTGCGGCATCGCCGGATACATGATGCGCGAGCCCAGGCCCGACGCAGTGCTGGAAGCCATGGTGGAGGCCTTGTTCCATCGCGGGCCGGATGCGGCGGGCTACCTGCTGCGGCCGGGCTTCCGCGCCGGAATGCGCCGCCTGAGCATCAACGACCTGCCCGGCGGCGGCCAGCCCCTGTACAACGAGGACCGCTCCGCAGCCCTGCTGTACAACGGGGAGATCTACAACTCGCCCGAGCTGCGCCGCGACTTGGAAAAACGCGGGCACCGCTTCGCCACCCGCTCGGACGGCGAGGTCATCTGCCACCTGTGGGAGGAGGAGGGCGAGGCGCTCTTCGACCGCCTGGACGGCATGTTCGCCGCCGCCCTGTGGATCGAGCCGGAGCAGAAGCTCATCCTCGCGCGCGACATTCCCGGCGAGAAGCCGCTGTACTACGCGCAGCTCTCGGAAACCGAGTTGGCCTTCGCCTCGGAGCTCAAAAGCCTGCTGCGCCTGGATATTCTGGACCGGGGACTAGACCTGCAGGCCCTGTGGGACTTCCCCACCTTCCTCTGGGTGCCGGAGCCCGCCACCGGCCTGCGCGCGGTGCGCGCCCTGCCGCGCGGGCACCTGCTGGTGGCCGACGCCTCGGGCATCCGCCTGCGGGCCTACGCCGGGCCGCATCCCCTCGCGGCCGACCCGGCCCCGCTCTCCGACGCGGAGGCCGTGGCCGAGACGCGCAGGGTGGTGACCCGCGCCGTGGAGAGCCGCCTGCTCTCCGACGTGCCCGTGGGGGCCTTCCTCTCCGGCGGGCTGGACAGCTCCATCGTGGCCACCCTCGCCGCCGCGCGCCTGCCCAGGCTCTCCACCTTCACCATCGGCTTCGAGGACGTGGCCGACCCCTACCACGGCCGCGCGGACGAGTCGCCCCAGGCCGAGGCGCTGGCCCGGCGAATCGGCTCCGAGCACCACACCATCCGCGTCGCGGCCGACGATTTCCGCGCCGGCCTGCGCGACTTCTGCCGCTACGGCGACCTGCCCTTCTCCGTGTCCTCTGGCCTGGGGGTGCTGGCCGTGTGCGGGGCCGCGCGCCAGGCGGGCATAAAGGTGCTGCTCAGCGGCGACGGCGCGGACGAATGCTTCGGCGGCTATTCCTGGTACGCCCACCTGGACCGGCTGGGGCCTGCGCCCGCGCCCGGACCAGACCCCTTGTCCGGGCCAGAGGGGGACATCTCGTTCCAGAGCGTGGGGCTGAACCTGGAGGAGCGCCTGCGCGCCATGGAGGCCTGCGCCCTGCCCGGCCGCCTGTGGGCCTGGCACTACTACGCGTCCGAGGCCGACAAGGCCCGGCTCTTCCATCCGGACGTGGCGGCGGCGGCGCACAATTCCCTGCGTCATTTTCCCGTCAGCGGGGACGGCCCGTGGACCCCGCGCCAGACCATCGCCCAGGACCGGGGCATGTATTTCCCGCAGGAGATGCTGCGCAAGGCCGACCGCATGAGCATGGCCCGCTCCGTGGAGGCGCGCGTGCCCTTTGCCGCGCCGGAGGTGCTGGCCCTTTCCGGGCGCTTGTCCTACCGGCAGATGGTGCGCAGCGGCGAGCTCAAGTGGGCGCTGCGCCGGGCCTTCGAGGACGCGCTGCCGCCGGAGGTGGTCTCGCGGCCCAAGCACGGCTTCAACGTGCCCATAGACCACTGGCTGCGCGGCCAATGGGCCGACCTGGTGGACGAAGGCCTGGGGCCGGGCTCGCGCCTTGCGCGCGAGGGCCTTGTGCGCAAGGATGCGGCGGACGCCGCCCGCGCCCTGCTGGCCGACCCGCAGCGCCTGTGCGGCCACACGGTCTTTTCCCTCATCACCCTGAACATCTGGCTGGAAGAGGCGGACACATGGAAATAATCGCGGAGATCGGGCAGAACCACAACGGCGACATGGCCCTTGCCGTGGAGCTTATCCACGCCGCCAAAGAGGCCGGGGCCGACGTGGCCAAGTTCCAGGTCTACGATGCGCGCGCCCTGTTCCCCAGGGAGAACAACCCCTGGTATGACTACAACCTGTCCACGGAGCTTTCCCGCGGGCAGGTGCTGCTTTTGGCCGAGGCCTGCGCGCGCGCGGGCATCGAGTTCATGGCCTCGGTGTTCAGCCCGGAGCTGGTGCCCCTGCTGGAGGAGGCCGGGGTGCGCCGCTACAAGGTGGCCTCGCGCTCCGTGCGCGAGGGCGCGCTCATGGCCGCCCTGGCCGCCACGGGCAAGCCGCTTCTGGTGTCGCTCGGCATGTGGGACGGCCCGGACTTTCCCCAGGTGCCCACAAGCGCCCCGGTAGGATTCTTGCATTGCATTGCCAGGTACCCCGCCCGGCTGGAGGACCTGCGCCTGGGCCAGGTGGATTTCAGCCGCTACGCCGGGTTCTCGGACCACAGCGAGGGCATCACCGCCGCCATGGCGGCGCTCTCGCGCGGGGCGGGCATAGTGGAGAAGCACTTCACGCTGGACAAGAACATGTACGGGCCGGACCATGTGTGCAGCATGACCCCGGACGAATTGCGGGAGCTGTGCCGCTTCCGCTCGGAGCTGGCCCGCTGCCTGTAGGATTGCCATGAGCAACGCGCCCAAGGTCTCGGTCTACATCGCCGCGCGCAACTGCGCCAAGTACCTGGAAGCCGCCATAGAAAGCGTGCTGCGCCAGAGCATGTCCGGCTGGGAGCTGCTCATCTTCGACGACAACTCCACGGACCGCACGCAGGCGGTGTTGGACCTGTACCGGGGCGTTCCCGGCGTGCGCCTGTTCCGCACGGAAGGTGTGGGCCTGCCCGGGGTGTGCAACCTGGCCAGCGCCGAGGCGCGCGGCGAGTATCTCATCCGCCTGGACGGCGACGACGTGTTCGAGGAGAACATCCTGCTCGTGCTGGCGAACCACCTGGACGCCAACCCGGACGTGGCGCTGGTGTTTCCGGACTACTACCTCATCGACGAGCAGGGCGACTTCATCTCGCTGAGCCGCACGCCCAGGCTCTTTGAGCGCAACCACGCCACGGACCTGCCGCCCAACGGAGCCTGCACCATGATCCGCAGGCGCATATTGCAGGAATGCGGCGGCTACCGCGAGGACCTGGGCGCACAGGACGGCTTCGACCTGTGGACCAAGCTCAAGGGGAGCCACAAGTCGGCCAACGTCAACCTGCCGCTGTTCTACTATCGCCGCCACGGGAGCAACCTCACCAACGACCACGGCCGCATCTTCCACGCCCGGCGCGAAATCAAGCGCGAAATGGCGCAGGAAGCCATGCGCGGCCAGGGGCCGTTTTTGGCCGTCATTCCCTGCCGCCGCCACTTCGACTTCCTCCCCGACCTCTGGAACGAGCGCATCAACGGCCACACCCTGCTGGACCTGGCCATCCTCGCCTGCGCGGGGTCGCCGCTCTACGACACGATCATCGTGAGCTGCGACAACCCCGAGGCCGAGGACACCGTGCGCCGCCACGCCGACCCCAGGCTCCGCTTCCACCTGCGCGACCCCAAGGACACCATCCGCTCGCGCAGCGTGGCCCACACCCTGGAAACCGTGGCCAGGCTCCACGACCCGGAGCTTTCCGGCGTCACCACGCTGAACTACATCCACACCCCCTTCGTCACCACGCAGACGCTGGAGGAGTCGGTCTTCACCCTGGCGCTCAACGGTGCGGACAGCTCCTACGGGGTGGAGAAGGTCATCTCGCCGGTGTTCAAAAGAAACGCCCACGGCTTCGAGATGCTGAACCCCCGGCGCGAGTTCGCCAGCGACTTCGACTCCGTGTACCTGGAGTCCTGCGCCTTCGTGACCTCGCGCTCGCGCCTCTTCGCCACGGGCGCGCTGTCCGGGCCGCTGGTGGTCAACTTCCTCATGCCCGGCGACGAAAGCTTCATCATCAACTCCCGGCGCGCGCTGGACATGGCGCGGGTCATCTACAAGGACCGCAAGGACGGCGCCGCATGAGCCTGCCAGACGCCCTGCGCTCGCACTACTGGACCTGGCGGCTGCGGCTGGCCGGGGCCGCCGTGGGCCGCAACCTGCGCGTGCAGGGGCCCCTGCGCATCCTGCTGCGCGATGGCGCGAGCCTCAAAAATCTCCACGTTGGCGACGACGTGACCCTGGGCGGAACCACCTACCTGCGGATGCGCGCGGGCGGCCGCGTGCGCATCGGCCAGCGCGTGTCGCTCGGCACCGAGGTCTGGCTCGTCGCGGCGAACGCGGCCCTGCTGGAGCTGGGCGACGACGTGCAAGTGGGCAGCTACTGCCTGCTCAACGGCGGGCACGGGCTTTCCATCGGGGCGGATTCCTGGCTGGCGGGCTTCGTGTACCTGAACAGCTCGGACCACAAGATCGAGCCGGGTCGGCTCATCCGCGAGCAGGGCTACACGGGCGCGGCAATCGCCATCGGGCCGGACAACTGGCTGGGCGGCCACAGCTTCATCTGCAAGGGCGTGCGCACCGGGCGCGGCGTCGTGGTGGGGGCCGGGGCCGTGGTCACCAAATCCTTCGGCGACGAGGCCATCGTCGCGGGCAATCCCGCGCGCCTGCTGCGCCGCCGAGGAGAACCCAGGCGCGGACAATCCGCAACCGAGGCGCGCCATGACGCATAGCGCAAGCATTGAAAACCCCATGCGGCCCTTCTTCATCCCCGGCTCTTACTCCTTCATGCGGCCGGAACTCATCGAGCAGGGGCGGCAGGACTTTCCGCTCATGCTGAACATCGAGCCCACGCTCAACTGCAACCTGCGCTGCTTCATGTGCCCGGCCCACAACGAGGGCTCGCGCGGGCGGATGCGCCGGGCCAGGGGCTTCATGGACTGGGGGCTCTTCACCCGGCTCATGGACGAATGCGCGGCCGAAGGCCCGGTGCTGGTGCTGAACATGCACAAGGACGGCGAAAGCACCCTGCATCCGCGCTTCGCCGACATGCTGGCCTACGCGCGCAAAAAGAACGCCGCCAGGATCATCCATTTCAACACCAACGCCAGCTTCGACGACCCCGGCCTGGTGGACGCCATTCTCGAATCCGGCGTGGACGACATCTCCTTGAGCATCGACGCCTTCGAGCCGGAGACCTTCCGCAAGGTCAAGGGGCGCGACCTCTTCGGCCAGGTGCTGGCCAACTGCCACGCTTTTTTCGAACGCCGCGCGGCGCTCGGGCTCGACCGGCCCTTCATCCGCGCCAAGATGCTGGGCGCGCCGGAACTGGCCGGGGAGTTCGCCCGCTTCGCCGAGTACTGGGGCCCAATCGCCGATGAAGTCCAGGTGCAGCCCCTGCACAACTTCGCCGGGGGGCTTGGGGCCGTGCGCAAAACGGAAGCCAAGGCCCGCCACGCCTGCGAATTTCCGTTCTTTTCCACCGCAGTGAACTGGGACGGCGGCGTGACCCTGTGCCACCGCGACTGCTTCGGCGAGGACATCCTGGGCGATGTGAGCGCCGCGAGCATCCGCGAGGTCTACACGGGCGCGCGCTACCGCGCCTACCGCCTGGCCCTGGCCCAGGGCCGCGCGCACGAGCTGCCGTTGTGCGCCGGGTGCGACAACTGGAGCGACGGCCCCCGGCTTCCGGAGGCCCTGCTGGACAGGCTCTGCGGGGGGGAAGGCTAGCCATGCGCACGGTGGCCATAATCCAGGCGCGCACGGGCTCCACGCGCCTGCCCGGCAAGGTGCTGGCCGACCTGTGCGGCAGGCCGCTTTTGTGCCGCGTGCTGGAGCGCGTGGCCGCCTGCCCCGGCATCGAGGCCATGGTGGTGGCCACCACCACCCTGCCCGGCGACGAGGCGCTCGCGCCCCTGGCGCGCCAGGCCGGGGCGGACCTGTTCCGAGGCTCGGCCGACGACGTGCTGGAGCGCTACGCCCTGGCCGCCCGCGAGGCCCGCGCCGACGTGGTGGTGCGCATCACCGCCGACGACCCCTTCAAGGACCCCGGCGTCATGGCCGCGCTGCTGGACGACTTCGCCTCCGGCGGGGCGGACTACGTGAGCAACACCATCACGCCCAGCTATCCCGAGGGGCTGGACACGGAGGTGTTCTCCCGCGAGGCGCTGGAGCGCGCCCACCGCGAGGCCCGCAAGCCTTTCGAGCGCGAGCACGTCACCCCGCACATCTGGATGCGGCCGCAGGACTTCCGCCTGCGCAACCTCCTCGCCCCGCGCGATCTTTCGGGCTTGCGCCTCACGGTGGACACCCCGGCGGACCTGGCGCTCGCCCGCGCCCTGTATGCGGAGCTGCTGCGGCTCGGCAGAACGTTTTTCCTCGACGATGTCCTCGCCCTGCTGGAATCCCGGCCGGACATCCTGGCCCTGATGCCGGACGTGCCCCGCAACCTGGGGCTCACGCTTTCCATGGAGAAGTCCTGATGAAACGCCTTGGCGGAAACGAGAAGAAATATTTGGACGAGGTGCTGGAGCACGAGTTCCGCACCACGAAGAACTCCTTCATGACCGGACGCTTCGAGCAGGCCTTCGCCAAACGCTTCGGGGCTCCCTACGCCATAGCCCACGTCAGCGGCACGGCGGCCCTGCACACCGCCATGGCCGCCGCCGGGGTCGGCCAGGGCGACGAGGTCATCGCCCCGCCGCTGACCATGGCCAGCACCTCCATGACGGCCGTGTACCAGCAGGCCGTACCCGTGTTCGCCGACGTGGACCCGGACACCCTGACCCTGGACCCCGCCAGCGTGGAGGCGCGCATAACCGGGCGCACCAAGGCCATCGTGGCCGTGGCCCTCTACGGGCTGCCCCCGGACATGGACGCGCTCATGGCCGTGGCGCGCAAGCACGGAATCATGGTCATCGAGGACAACGCCCAGTGCTTTCTGGGCCAGTGCCGGGGCAGACTGGCGGGGACCATGGGCCACATGGCCTGCTTCAGCTTCCAGGCCTCCAAGCACATGACCGCGGGCGAGGGCGGCCTGGTGCTCACCGCCGACGAGCGCCTGGGCGACGCCGTGCGCCAGCTCTCCATCCTGGGCTACGACATCGTCAGCGCCAAACAGGGGCTCATCACCAAGGAATTTCTGCAGAACCCGGCCTTCGCCCGGCACGCCATCCTGGGCTTCAAGTACCGTATGCCCGACCTGTGCGCCGCGGTATGCCTGGCCCAGCTGGAACGGCTGGAGGAGCTGGTGGAGCGCCGCCGCAGAAACGCGGGCCTCCTCCTCAAGGCCCTGGAGGGCTGCTCCTGGCTCACCCCCCAGCGCACGCCGGAGGGCTTCGTCCACGCGTACTACGCCCTGGCCGCGCGCCTGCGCACGGAGCTGGTGGACTTCACCTGGGCGGACTTCCGGCGCGAGTTCCTGGCCAAGGGCGGCGACCCCTTCTACGCCGCCTGGCGCATGACCTTCGACGAACCCCTGTGGGACACGGGCGATCCGCTGCTCTCCCATGTGCTGGCGCACCCCCTGTGGGCCGGGGACTTCCGCGCCGCCTGGGCCGCGCGCTGCCCCAACGCCAAGGCCGCGCAAGGGCAGATCGTGCAGTTCAAGACCAACTTTTTCGAGGACGCGGAAGCCGAAGCCCAGGCCGAAGCCCTGGCCGAAACCGTGCGCCTGTTCAACGGGAGATAGGCCCGCCCATGCGCTACTGCACGCGCTGCGTCCAGCCCGACACGCGGCCGGGCATCGTCTTTGACGAGGAAGGGGTGTGCCCGGCCTGCCGCTTCGCCCAGGAGGACCCCCACGTGGACTGGACCGCCCGCCGGGCGGAGCTGGAGGAGATCTGCGCCTTCGCGCGGCGGCACAACGTCTCCGGCTACGACTGCATCGTGGGCGTGTCCGGCGGCAAGGACAGCACGCGGCAGGCCGTGTTCATCAAGGAAGAAATGGGCCTGAACCCGCTTTTGGTGTGCTGCTCCTACCCGCCGGAGCAACTGGCCGAGCGCGGGGCGCGCAACCTGTCCAACCTGGTGTCCCTGGGCTTCGACTGCCTCACCGTGCAGCCCGCGCCCGGCACCTGGAAGACGCTGATGCGCGAAGGCTTCCGCCGCTTCGGCAACTGGGCGAAATCCACGGAGATGGCGCTGTACACCAGCGCGCCCAAGGCGGCCATCGCCTACCAGATTCCGGTCATTTTTCTGGGCGAAAACCCGGCCATAACCGCAGGCGCGCTGGAGGTGGGTTCCACCACAGGCGACGCCAGCCGCATGAAGCACTGCCACACCCTCAAGGGCGGGCCGCAGGCCCTGACCCCGGAGGGCATGGGCGAGGAGGAGCTGTTCTGGTACCAGTACTGCTCCGACGACGACATGGAGCTGGGGCGGCTCAAGGTGGTCTACATGGGCTACTACATCGAGGGCTTCACCAAGCGGGAGAACGCGGCCTTCTCCATGGCGCGCGGGCTGGAGATCCGCACGGACCCCCCGGAGGACATCGGCGACATCACCGGGCACGAGGCCCTGGACGAGGACTTCGTGGTGGTGAACCAGATGTTCAAGCACCTCAAGTTCGGCTTCGGCAAGGTGACGGAGCAGGTCAGCGAAGAAATCCGCCTGGGCCGCATGACCAGGGCCGAGGGCATCGAGCTGGTGCGCAAGTACGACGGCACATGCGCCCCGCGCTTCATTGCGGCCTTCTGCCGCTACCTGGAAATCTCCGAGGCCGAGTTCTGGGAGGTGGCCGAGCGCTTCCGCAACAAGGACATCTGGCGCAAGGGGCCGGACGGCGCCTGGGAGCTGGCCGCCAGCTTTGGGGAGGGCGCGTGAAACGCATCCTCGTGGTGGACTACGGGGTGGGCAACCTGCAATCGGTTTCCAACGCCCTGCGCTTTTTGGGCTACCGCCACGCGGTCTCGGCCCAGGCCGCCGCCCTGGACGCGGCGGACGCGTATATCCTGCCCGGCGTGGGGGCCTTTGCCCAGGGCATGGG from Humidesulfovibrio mexicanus harbors:
- a CDS encoding class I SAM-dependent methyltransferase; protein product: MRVTRRQEHVDAYWARRWAAIPADEAAANPEAYPLRHALEAMQGVSGPVLEAGCGSGRILRRFHDQGARIVGMDYVAPGLAKLAQADGSLTLVQADMRRLPFADGAFQCVLAFGLYHGIEHGMDQALAETLRVLAPGGALCASFRTDNLQNRLIDWHAAQKAKGPKPDGPGQFHKLNLTRREYESLLTRAGFTVERTWAAQNYPFLYKFPLFRAAEQASFDESRGRRDGYRLNLAGRALQGALYALAPYQMCNVTVCLARKPGREAA
- a CDS encoding gamma-glutamyl-gamma-aminobutyrate hydrolase family protein (Members of this family of hydrolases with an active site Cys residue belong to MEROPS family C26.), which gives rise to MKLVAVSQRRVSGREERDCLDRAWPEFLAACGLVCAPAPGAPRLLDAWLERLRPQAVLLTGGNAAPGTGQDDVCPERDAVERALILWAGENRLPLLGVCRGAQMLNHFHGGALRPLPGHVATRHGLASGEGAPALPADANSYHHYGLLPDDLGAGLRALALAPDGSVELFAHAALPQAGMLWHPERQAPFRQEDMALVRAFLEVTP
- a CDS encoding phosphocholine cytidylyltransferase family protein, whose amino-acid sequence is MTHVTRAVLLAAGQGLRLRPHTGTNPKCLLEAAPGLPLLDVQRAVLNAEGVTDHVLVAGWLAEKLEGRGLTLVTNPRYAETNMVWTLLQARELMSGGAVVGYGDIAYPREALRAVLDAPGHLAVAVDLDWEPYWRKRFGDPLKDAETLAMRGGAIVEIGGKPETLAQIEGQYIGLMRFSAQGARQLWDIFDACAARGSVNGKTPETAFMTDLLQEAARAGLPLAAATFHGGWVEIDTPEDLALPETTARVRAIAADVGLRKREE
- the asnB gene encoding asparagine synthase (glutamine-hydrolyzing); translation: MCGIAGYMMREPRPDAVLEAMVEALFHRGPDAAGYLLRPGFRAGMRRLSINDLPGGGQPLYNEDRSAALLYNGEIYNSPELRRDLEKRGHRFATRSDGEVICHLWEEEGEALFDRLDGMFAAALWIEPEQKLILARDIPGEKPLYYAQLSETELAFASELKSLLRLDILDRGLDLQALWDFPTFLWVPEPATGLRAVRALPRGHLLVADASGIRLRAYAGPHPLAADPAPLSDAEAVAETRRVVTRAVESRLLSDVPVGAFLSGGLDSSIVATLAAARLPRLSTFTIGFEDVADPYHGRADESPQAEALARRIGSEHHTIRVAADDFRAGLRDFCRYGDLPFSVSSGLGVLAVCGAARQAGIKVLLSGDGADECFGGYSWYAHLDRLGPAPAPGPDPLSGPEGDISFQSVGLNLEERLRAMEACALPGRLWAWHYYASEADKARLFHPDVAAAAHNSLRHFPVSGDGPWTPRQTIAQDRGMYFPQEMLRKADRMSMARSVEARVPFAAPEVLALSGRLSYRQMVRSGELKWALRRAFEDALPPEVVSRPKHGFNVPIDHWLRGQWADLVDEGLGPGSRLAREGLVRKDAADAARALLADPQRLCGHTVFSLITLNIWLEEADTWK
- a CDS encoding N-acetylneuraminate synthase family protein, which gives rise to MEIIAEIGQNHNGDMALAVELIHAAKEAGADVAKFQVYDARALFPRENNPWYDYNLSTELSRGQVLLLAEACARAGIEFMASVFSPELVPLLEEAGVRRYKVASRSVREGALMAALAATGKPLLVSLGMWDGPDFPQVPTSAPVGFLHCIARYPARLEDLRLGQVDFSRYAGFSDHSEGITAAMAALSRGAGIVEKHFTLDKNMYGPDHVCSMTPDELRELCRFRSELARCL
- a CDS encoding glycosyltransferase family 2 protein, with product MSNAPKVSVYIAARNCAKYLEAAIESVLRQSMSGWELLIFDDNSTDRTQAVLDLYRGVPGVRLFRTEGVGLPGVCNLASAEARGEYLIRLDGDDVFEENILLVLANHLDANPDVALVFPDYYLIDEQGDFISLSRTPRLFERNHATDLPPNGACTMIRRRILQECGGYREDLGAQDGFDLWTKLKGSHKSANVNLPLFYYRRHGSNLTNDHGRIFHARREIKREMAQEAMRGQGPFLAVIPCRRHFDFLPDLWNERINGHTLLDLAILACAGSPLYDTIIVSCDNPEAEDTVRRHADPRLRFHLRDPKDTIRSRSVAHTLETVARLHDPELSGVTTLNYIHTPFVTTQTLEESVFTLALNGADSSYGVEKVISPVFKRNAHGFEMLNPRREFASDFDSVYLESCAFVTSRSRLFATGALSGPLVVNFLMPGDESFIINSRRALDMARVIYKDRKDGAA
- a CDS encoding acyltransferase; amino-acid sequence: MSLPDALRSHYWTWRLRLAGAAVGRNLRVQGPLRILLRDGASLKNLHVGDDVTLGGTTYLRMRAGGRVRIGQRVSLGTEVWLVAANAALLELGDDVQVGSYCLLNGGHGLSIGADSWLAGFVYLNSSDHKIEPGRLIREQGYTGAAIAIGPDNWLGGHSFICKGVRTGRGVVVGAGAVVTKSFGDEAIVAGNPARLLRRRGEPRRGQSATEARHDA
- a CDS encoding radical SAM protein; translated protein: MTHSASIENPMRPFFIPGSYSFMRPELIEQGRQDFPLMLNIEPTLNCNLRCFMCPAHNEGSRGRMRRARGFMDWGLFTRLMDECAAEGPVLVLNMHKDGESTLHPRFADMLAYARKKNAARIIHFNTNASFDDPGLVDAILESGVDDISLSIDAFEPETFRKVKGRDLFGQVLANCHAFFERRAALGLDRPFIRAKMLGAPELAGEFARFAEYWGPIADEVQVQPLHNFAGGLGAVRKTEAKARHACEFPFFSTAVNWDGGVTLCHRDCFGEDILGDVSAASIREVYTGARYRAYRLALAQGRAHELPLCAGCDNWSDGPRLPEALLDRLCGGEG
- a CDS encoding cytidylyltransferase domain-containing protein; translation: MRTVAIIQARTGSTRLPGKVLADLCGRPLLCRVLERVAACPGIEAMVVATTTLPGDEALAPLARQAGADLFRGSADDVLERYALAAREARADVVVRITADDPFKDPGVMAALLDDFASGGADYVSNTITPSYPEGLDTEVFSREALERAHREARKPFEREHVTPHIWMRPQDFRLRNLLAPRDLSGLRLTVDTPADLALARALYAELLRLGRTFFLDDVLALLESRPDILALMPDVPRNLGLTLSMEKS